CACTAATGAGTTTTTAATCACCAAATGCATCCAGCTGGATGGCGGAGCCGGTTCGGTGCGATTGCACTGGCAACTCGTTGTTTATTATGCCTTAAATATTCAATGCAAGAATCTGGGCTCGGGGCTGATGACCACAGGGTGAGAACTGCCAGAACAATGCAGTCATCGGGGTGTTAAATGGTTTTGTCTGCATGTCAAATTACAGGAAGCATAATTTCAAGCCTGGTTGCGCCTGCTGCCAACCTAAACCAAAAGCCATCACAAAACAACAAGCCAAAACCCAACTCAACCGGGTCCAAAATTAAGCAAAAAGGGCACAAAAGGTGCAAACTCTTTGAAATTATGCATTGAATTTTTGGGTCCTGCACAGCTACAGGCAGGAAATGTTGTGGGAGATCGAGTCAGGAATGGGACTGGTATTTATTGTTGGTCATTAGGCAAATCCATTGAGCAGTTAGAGGATAATCAGCAAGGATTATTGAAGAGGAAATGGGAATTTCGAACTTCGAAGAACATCAAGGGATCATCGAAAATCGATCTGTTTTAAACTATTACTGTTGGTTTAGCCAGGGTTGAGTATTTTAGAGAATACATTCAGATTAAAGTGAGACTTAGCTGGAGTCCCATTCGTGAGACTCTCCTCTAGAGTCCTTTCTCTCAATTTACTCGGGGAAACCACTTCATGCCTCATAATCGAGTTCCGAGTGCATTATGCAAAATATCCTTTGTGTGATGTGCTATTAATTAGGCTTATTAAAATCGACGCTGACAGCTTTGTGGTTTGCCGGTTCGAGGTTTGCGCCTTAGCCGTCAAGGATATTTTAATCAGGCCAATTGTTTAAGGGACGACTGCATTATGCATTCCCGCTGGCGGGGGGAACGGCAGGATCGGGAGGCCGCAGGCGAGGCTCATTACAAATGAAAATTACCACTTAATAATGCTTCAAGAAGGCTGAGCATTTCTcattactctctctctccctttctcattctttctttctctctctctggccaAAAAGACCAGCTGAACGCTTTGCGGTGATCTGGTGAATACAGAAATCATTCAAGTATGTATATACGTGTATACCTATGTTTGTATATACGAGTGCTCCTGCATACTCGTACATTTCTCTCACtactctgctctgctctgtttttttttgtgggtcATAAGCCATTAGCCAGGGCAAACGGAAAACACGCTAAGCCGGAGCGCGGACTGTGAGCGGACTGTGAGTCCTTTATGCATGCTGGATGAGGATGATTCTGTTTCGGAGGCTGAGGCTGCGGTTGCGGCTGCAAATGGAAGTGGCACTGgctctggcactggcactggcactggcactggcactggacAGTGGTGTGAGAGGGCGGCGTGGGCGAGGCGACGGCATTGAGGGCCAAAAAGTTAATTGTAAACATGACCCAGTTTGCAGTggacccatacccatacccatacccatacccatacccatagcCATTCCCGGCTCcactgctgcttctgctcctcctGGTTGTGCCAGTCACTCATTCAGTTCGGTGCCGCAAACTATGCTACGCTTTGTCTGGAGACATCGGGAGTGGGGTGCAGCATCCCTGAATGAAGAATGCCTCTCGCTTTATTATGCGACATTGGCCCCAGCAGCAAaggcagcagaggcagcagcagaaggcagCTGCTTCAAAAGGATATTTGTAATGCTCCATTGTGCAGCTctcttgttgctgctgctgctactgttgCCGCTGTCACCTAAGTCATTTTGGCTTCACTTGAGTAATGGCAGCAACGCCTTAAAATATGCAAAAGCTCGAAAAATGTTTATAATATCTGCAGTGCAAACAAGGCGACGCCGGAGACGAGAGAGTGCAGTGCCAAAAGGATTTCCATGCCAGACCCCGGTCTGGCCGATCTCTGTGTAGACTGTTGTTGTAGTTTCTTAGTTATCCCGAAAAATGGCCCCCAGGCTTCGTTGCAGCATCCATGCGGGTGGACTTGAGCGGGGCTGCGGCTGGGGTTGGGTGGGCGGTGGATGGATGTGCGTGTGTTTGCTGCAGTTCAAGTTAATTGGATCTGGGCAGAGTGCTGCCAGAGGGCGACCTTCGAAGGCTGTTTGCAGTGCAGCTTGCTGCATTCAGGGTGTGTGCTTTGGGGGCAGATGTAGTTCTAATGGATGCAAGTGCCTTTTTAATGACACCTGAAGTCATTCGCCAAGCTTAAGCACTTGAACTGCCGGTGAAAGTTTTAAAAGTAGACAAAGAAGAACGTGGATTCTGTCAAACGAACAGAAGCCACAAATCGTATACGTAATTTTCAATGCACATTCACGCAAAAAGGAATTGAAGCAGACAGGAAACGTCCTCGTTCTTGTCCTCTCCATGGGTGTCTGCCGCCTCTTAACACGCCGCATAAGTCAATTTTCAAGTGGATGTCCAACATGAATGAataatgtgtgtgtgggactagagggagaaagagagagagagagagagagtgttaCAGTCAGAGTCATCGCAAGGGGGATATCTATAAGCGGAATCTCTCAAGAGTAAATGTCGGAAAACATTGCTCCAAATTAAATGCTCCAATGCTCCAATTTCATAATCAATTTTGGCCTTAGTCAGAGTCCCTCCTCCGTAGTATACGTCTCTGTGTGCCACACACACTCGTACACTTCTAAGCATATCCATTTGATACATATAGAGTCAAATATGCTTACCGTTTTGGGGCCTGGGGAGGGCCGTGGTGGAAAAACATAAAGTAAATTTGCCTCAGAGCCAGTCTCCAGGATGTGTGGCAGAGCTTCCTTCCAGCAAAGAACATTTACATGCACACCGAGAgtaccccccctcccccacacGGAGTTATGCCATAACAAAGACGTTGCACATATGACTACTTGGATATGCATAAAACTATGCTACATTGGCACTAAAACAAACAGCAAAACGCCACATTGGATGGGATGAGATGGAATGGTATGGGATGTAATGGGACGGTATGGTTTAGTATGGTGTGTGTCTGTGAATGAAGTTGTGTGACACGAGGAGGACGATGCTGATGAAACCTGGCGAGGCAGCTTTCCAGGGTTGAGGAATTTGATGGGATGAGTGGAACTAAATCAGGacataaattaatttaatcTAAGCCATTCTATATGAAAAGGAATACATGAAGGAATATACAGCAATTATCCAAATACGAATTTGCGAATGGAACTAGTTCAAAGGGTCACACAGCTCTGCTCATCAGCATCGTCAACTAGAGCCAACCACCACATCCCCATCCACACCATCCAAAGCTTTTATGTTGGCTAAGTAAATGTTTAAAATATTTGGGCTGCTTGACGTTGCTCCAGCTCCTGTCGcctctcctgctcctgctgctgctgctgctgctcctacATGTACTCGTAGTTGAAGTTCTGCGCCCAAAATTATTAAGATGAGTGGCATAAATTATGAGcagaccagcagcagcagtagcagcagcagcatccggTCACAGGGCACAGGACTCGTAAAAGCCGCTGGCATATTATCCATGGGGACTTTGGTGGAGTGCGGGGGTGGATTGTTTGATGAGTGAATGACTAACTGCATGACAGTTtagccagtgtgtgtgtgtgtgtgtggtctATATGTAGGGTTGATCACTTTAAGTATTGACAACGTTGGACTGCATGGCGTATACATAATGttcgggtgtgtgtgtgtgtgtgtgtgtttgtgtggctgGCTGTGTGCTTGAGGTTCCTCTTGGTTGGGGTGGCCTGTGGCAGTTagtttaatatttatttaatttaatatgcTAATTGGATGtgatctgtgtgtgtgtcctgtgTTGGGAGAGCAGTAGCAACAACTTTACGAGCGAACAattcataaataaatgaaTACGAAAGTTTTCACATGTCAACGAATTGAGTTTGTGTGTTTCAGTTCCCCCTTTCATTTTCATTCTTGGCCAACTACTGCTGCACCGACTTTTATAAATCGTTTTGAAAAATTTGCCACCAAAGACGGAAAATGCTGTCAGCAGACAACTTCTGCCGCAAGGCACCAGCCACAGACGACGACAAATTGTTTTTGCGATAAAATAGGACAAGTGACACGCGGCCCTAATCGTTTGGGGGGCAGCGGCCCCAACAGCGGCGGAGCCAGTTGCAACCTAAAAGGCTGCCACTCAGTCAACGTTAATTATATTAGAGACAGAGGGGTAGAACGAGTATGCTGCCAAGAATATGGATAGACTGTGAAAAAGTTGCGTCTGACCGTTCCAGAAATTGCATTAAAAGTGTGAAAAACAGCAGTGCACTCGGCCTCGGATATGCGTGCCCGCAGTGTTTTGCACTCTGCAATCAAATTGAATTTGTCAAACGACATAAATAAATGGTAATTCAAACGAATTGCAAAACTCTGCTGTCAGCGGGAAATTGAATTGCATGGCATGCCAAAAAGTATGCAATGAATTATACGTGAGTGAGCGACAAAAAGAAAATGTTACAACTCAAAAACATACCGGGCCGAGCAGGAAACTCTGGGATCTGGAAACACAAATAAAAGCTTAAAAAATCCATAtcgaaaatatataaaattctGCATCACTGGGAAATGTTTTTCACAAATTGTAGGGTGCCCATAGCAAAAATGGCTGACGCGGGCGAGGGATGTTTGGCTTGTGGCAGACATTTGGCAGGACACAACAGAAGAGTAGTTAAAGCTGTGAAAACTGGTTCTAGTTGGGGGTCCTCCACTGGCTTTTGTCCGAAGCATAGATGGACTGATTAAATGAAAGGGGGGCGTCATACGCAGCTGAAatccttttttttatatcGATCTACATATCTATAATCGACAGATGGGGGAAATTATGGAAAAATACATTCTATGATGGAGGCTTTGAATTAATTTCCATAACAGGGTTCGGATGGACAAATTCTATTTATACAAATGTTATTTCGTGTATCGTTTTGATAGCATTAGTTTACGTAAAACCTATATTTTTGTTAGAGTTTCAGTTTTGTTTGTATTATTTTGGTTGGGATTTGTATAAATGAAAtgtttttgtatttcaggATTAACTTTAGTTTTAACACTTTGTCGCTATAGTATATGATAAATTGATTTTTATGATCATACTATACAGATATTTATGTTACTTAGGAGAGGTTTATTCTATGGTATGGGTTCCTGGTGTGCTTGGGTCGTTCCATTGTCGTTTTGGGTCTGCTCCGTAGTAGGGCATTCGTCTGTCGTGTAAATCCAACGTTCCTCATTGTTTATCGCTCTTGCTGGTGCGTACGCTTCTCTGCGTTTCCCCTTGGCACCTTTCTGTGCTGTGCTGTATTTTCCATATGTGAAGCACAAATAATATGAATTTAAATTGAAGctaagaaacaaaaacaaaaagaaagatAGGACGTCACAAAgaagagcagcagccagcagtcAGAAGTCGCTCGTTGAACTGTGAAAAGTAGACGGGAAGTAGCGAAAATgatgcacacacacgcagTCGAACAATCGCAGTCCCAGTGTCGCGTACAGTCAGCGACATGCTGGCAAAGTCAGTCAGTTGGGTGAGTGAGGTAGCATATTGAGCTTGTCAACATGACAAGGGGAGCGGAACCGCGGCAcaggggcacgggcacgggcacgggcacgggcacgggcacgggtaCATTGAATCGGTAGCGGGTGCGTAAAGTGATTCTCGATAGAAGCAAATGTATGCAAAATAAATGCACACAGATACgagtacacacacacacacacacttgtaCAATCCCTCCAAGGTGCCACCTCCTGAAGAGCTGGAGAGACTTGTTGAGCTGCAGCCCCCGTTACTCACTCTCATCTATGGCATCGCGCTCCGTTCCTTTTGTTGTATGTACAGCGTACTCGTGCCAGTAAGAAATTGCAATTGCTTTGCGCAAACTGACATTGACAGCCTCTGGCATGGAATGGGGGGCAGGGCTGTGGCTGGCCTGCCACTCTGTTCCCCATCAATTTGAATGACATTCACAAACAGCTAGCATACAAAAAGAaagatgtacatatatactatacatacatatagtatatatgtgtgtgtgtgtgtgtgtgtgtgtgtgtccacAAAACGAAAAAGAAATTGTGACATTTGTATAGAAATAGTTTTGCAGTTGTAGCAAATAGTTGTGCAGACATTTTTTGATTGCCGCATACCTTAAGGGGTTCGGTTCGTTCGAGGCAGTCAACTAGAATGGATGCCAGAGCAATTCCGAGCAAGGAATAAAAGTGAAATATTGTTCCGGTCAGAGTTTTAGCGTTCCTCTGGTGGGGctttaaaattttaataagTTAGCCGGCGATTCTCTTCATTATCTAATAGCAGAAATACTCGTAtaggtatatgtatgtgtgtatatttttttgcATCCTCGACTTTCCATGTCCTCGTTCTCGACGCCATCTTCCACATGAGCTGGCATCCGTTGCTTGTGCATTTGCAGCATTTTgcaaaaggttaattttccAGTTATCAAATAAAAGGCCAGGCGTAGccatggcagcagcagcagcagcagcagcagcagctggctgTTGGATACACATGCTTGGCAAATAGTTTTGACAGGcatcgagagagagagtgagagagatgCCATGAGGGGGGGACGTACGAGCATTTTCCACAGCATTTTTCTTGTAACAAGTTTAGCTCTAGCCAGCCCTGGCATGCCATGCCCCTCAGTGCTCTAGGAAAGAGAGAAATTTCTGGCAGAACTCGTTTTGCATTTTAGCATTTTGCTTGGCTGCTTTGGGGCCaacatttttatttaatttgcatatacgtatattaattttaattcgAAAACATTAGGCTAGGAAATCATCTTAGGGTTAGGATTTTCATTTTGAATTTAATTCTTCTTCTCGGTTAGATTGTAGATTTGCTTGGCAACATCCGACAGTTGGACATCAATGGCCTTGGTGTCGTCGTACAGCGAGGGTGCCTCGCCCAGGATCACAAAGGTCCCGACCAGCGAAGCGATCATGAAGAGCCACAGGAATAGCCGATCCATGACCATGGCCACAAAGCCCCAGTCCTGATCCTCCTGCAAAACCGGGATAATTGAAAGAAGAAACATTTTAGTCAGAGCGAACAGAATGAAGTATAGCAGCTAATTGAGCTTTGAGCCCACACTTTGAGCGATTGGCTTTCATTAGGCACTCGGCTTAATCTACTTATGCCCGGCCTCAGTTTTCGGTTATCAATCAAAAGGCGAAATCGAAGTGGAGCCGAGCcgaacaaaaaataaatggGGGAAAAACCAGACCAAAGCAAagaagcaaaaaaaaagagagtgAAAAGCAGAGCAATCGCACAACAAAGAACATTTTCGGGTTGTTTGATTGAAACGTTTTGCTGAGCTCCCCACTGCTCGATGAAGAGATGAAGTGGGGAatgtggcagtgtggcagcAATGAGAGATGAGGGCTCTACTGGAAGTTACTGGCTACTGCGCCAATTGCCAGTCAATTGAACAAAAGCAATTAAAAGTGGATTTGCCGTAGCgtccgtgccgtgccgtgccgtgcggTCTTAAAGTGCAAATATGAGAAAAAGCTTAAATAAGTCGACAAAAGAAAAGCTAGTCCCTGCCAAGGATCAGAGACACTGATGGTCCAGACAGGGAAAAGCGATTTTTGTGGTTTTCTTTCTCCAGCTCCAGCATTGGACTGAGCCTGAGCCTGTGCCTGAGCCTGGATCCTGGAGCCTGGATCCTGGAGCCTGCGACCCGACAAACGGAATTTCCAATTAAAAATTCAATCTACTGTGGACTCACCGCATTGAACTCGTCCTGCCGCTGCATGTGATGCTGTATGAACATGACGTTGTGGATGGCCTTCTCCAGCTCGAAAGGATACTTTTTGCGTGCCGCCACATCGCTCAAAGAGTCGTCCAAGCCGGACAGCACCGATGGCAGTCCGTTGTAGCCGCTCAGTGTGCTCAAGCCGCCACCCAGGGCGCCCACCAGGCCGCTGAATCTGTAAACGAGAGACAACATGCTCTCCCTCAGTCATAAGGACCATGATAGGTGCgagatgtgtgtgtgcgcgagGGCTGCCTGAAGGGATTATCTGTACCCAACTCTTTTTTCATGCCCCCTGTCTGCAATTTCAAGCCTTCTGGGGCAACCCTCGCAAAGGGATTGTCTGATTGGAAGACATCTTACCTGTTGGTGGCCGTGGTAACATGCATGCCATTGCAGCCCCCCACCCCGGCACGGCCTTGCATGCGTCGTATGGAGTCCGGACTGGAGCCGCCCGAGTTCATTTGCATCTCATCCATCAGGGCCTGGCCAAACTTGGACTTGCTGAACTTCAGGCCGTAATTGATCTTATTAGCGGCCAGATCACGCAGCAAATCCTTGGGGACACGCATCAGCAGGAGCTTCGGCAGCCGCTTGATGAAGAAGGCCCGTATCCAGGGCCGCATCTTGTGGGTGCTCGGCTTCCGATAATGTATATTGAGTATTATGATGGTGATGACGACGCTCAGCCCCACCAGCAACATGGTGAAGAGCAGGTATTTGCCCAGCAGCGGCAGGGCCAGCGACGTTGAGGGTATAATCTCAGATATGAGCAGGAAGAACATGGTCTGCGACAGCAGAATGCTGATGCAGAGGGCAATTTTTTCCCCAGAGTCCGCGGGCAGATAGAAAACGAGGACCGACAGGTAAGAGATACCCACGCATGGAATGATCAGGTTAACCGTGTAGAACAGAGTCTTCCGTCTCAGGGTGATGTTGAAGAAGATATCTGGAACAGTCCAAGCCGAataccagcagcagccgcataTACATAGATATACAGGGAGAGGGAGATTTTTGGTGGGGGAGGAAAACAATTGTGAGGGATGAGTTTGGGTAGAGCTTTCGCGTAATTTGATTGTCGGCGATTGTAAACTTTAAACTCCACAAAACTCACCCGGATACGGTTCGGCGCAGCACGGATAGTACTTCTCATGCCGCTCCGCCGGCACACCCAATATATCCCACTCCACACTGGGATAATATTCGCGTAAATCAATGCCAATCTCCACTTTGTTGTCCTTGTCGTTCTTCTGGCTGATGTGCTTCAAATCGATCTGCAATATGAGAAATGCCCCACGTTGATGGAGCCGTTAAAGTCCAACCATCGCCACAGCGTTCTACAGCGTCAAAGGCACTTAAAGCCAACGGGCGTGACATCTTCATTCCCGTTCCCCGAGTCATCGCTGAGGCGTTCTTGGCTGCTCCTTGAGTCCCAGGCTCAAGTGCAGTCGTTAAAAGAGTAGCAAAATTTAAATGCGTTGACAAACGCTCCGCTATCACCCTGGTATTGTGGCCCCAGGCTCAACCTGACCCACCGGAGGGTCAGCGGAAgcggaagtggaagtggaaggagctggctttggctggctgcgAGTCGCACTTTGGCTTAATTTATGGTCGCGCATTTTTATGACAGCGACACACAGATGAGAGCTCGAGTCTATGTGTGTGAGTCTCTCTCTTAGTAAATTTATGTGTAGgtatgtgtgtttgtgcgGGCATAACGGTTAGACAAGTTTCAATTACACTTTTACAATTTCTCACATTTTAATCTGGAGAGACGCCGTTGCCGACGCCTTTTCGATGTTCTCACGGCATCTTAGGCGTGTAAGTCTTGGGCTCTGCTTCCCTGATAAATGGTTGCCCATAAATCGCATGCCACGCCCATTTATCTAGGAGCCAGAGCCATGTCGAGCACGTAGAGGACGTAGGGGaagagaaggaggaggatAGGCCATCACTTACCTGATCACCATCATAGGTCCAGGAGCCGAATTTCATAAAGCACGTTTGCTGATCGAAGGGAAAGTAGCGGACATCAATCTCGCAGCTGGATTTGAAGATGGCAGGCGGTGTCCACACCACTTTGCCTGTATAATGGAGTATGGCCTTGGTCATGGTGGTTACCACATACTCCCCGTCGGCACTGGAATCGCATGGGGAACAGAGAATGAGGATAATGACAGTAATAGACACTCGGGGACACTGGCGGCTGGGGTCACTCACTTGTTGTAGAGGACAATGTCGGGTAGCCAGATGTGCTCAGAGGGCACATAAAGCTCGGTAACTCCGCCATATTCCGAGGGATCCCACTTGAATTTATGATCCTGCCATTCATGCTCTAACCAGACGTTGGTCGTTAGAATTTGATCTTTCAGATTCTGCAAAAATTAAGCCCACACTCTCAACTCGCATTCTACAAGCCAAACGAGAAACAAACGAAAAAAGGAGTGCAGTCGTCAGGGACTAAGGCCCAGTCATGCATCAAGGGGGATttgcattttaatttatttatttttttccgtGTGTTCTCTCTATATCATTTGCACATCTCCTGCCAGCCTCTCGTCCCCTGGCTAATGTGCTTTTTGCTGTCAGCTTACGCTTTCGCTTCCTTTCCTTTTTGGCTTGTTTTATTACCTTTTAAGCCTTTTGGTGGcggtcccccccccccatcaaGAGCCACCCATTGGCTGCCATGCAGCCCGGAATTGCAGTCTGGGCCACCGTCTGACAAATGGCTTCGCAGGGAACTTTAAGCGCAGCGCAGACAACATTATGCTTCAGTCCCCGTTTCACACGATTCCTTGTAATGAAATGATCCAAGAAAATGTTATCAAAATCTACTGTTCCCCGTTCGCACAAGTTTTTGAGAAATGCGGATAATTTATCTGGTGGGGCAGCAGCAGTAACCAGTGCTGACAGGAATAAAGCTGATGTTCAGAATTGAAATATTCAACTTAAATACGGAAAATACCCCCCGACACCCAGCTTCAGCTTCTGGACAACTTAAGAGTGTCATTAGGACTCCTCGTAGATCCGCTTTGGTcggaccagaccagaccagaccagaccagaccagacctcGACTCGGCTCATTTGTTGCTGTTTATTGCTTAGCATATTTTATTTACGATCCGAAGAAAGTTTTTGCCAAGTTTGTGCTCTGTTTTTTTCTAGCAGCAAATGTAGCGCAACGATGCCTCGTAGGATGGATGAGGGTGTTTGGAttaattaaaaattctgtCAGTGCCAGAGGGTCAACTTTTGGCAATTGCACTAATTAATTCCCCTCTCCCCCCCTGGATGTTAATTTACTCACCAAATCTATCAGTTGCGACAGCCGCAGACCCAGCTTGACCAGCACCGTGTCCGTGTTGTTGCTGACGGGTCGTATGAGGCGATTGTAGTTGCTCAGAAGATCATCATAGAGCCGCTTGGCGTCCGGATTGGCCTGGACTGTCTCGCAGAGCAGTAGGAAGACgaccagcaggcagagcagctTGCAGTGCTGCCACATGGCCGAGAGCATGGGAGCCAGATGATGTGGGCGTGAGCAGCGGGCCATGACGTCACACGCCGCCGCCTCCTTTTCGAAGTAGAAGGCCTTGACGGCTGCCGGTGTTTTACGGCAATTGATACAGCACGCGCACACAGGTTTTTGTTTACCTTT
This region of Drosophila miranda strain MSH22 chromosome 2, D.miranda_PacBio2.1, whole genome shotgun sequence genomic DNA includes:
- the LOC108156059 gene encoding acetylcholine receptor subunit alpha-like 2, with product MARCSRPHHLAPMLSAMWQHCKLLCLLVVFLLLCETVQANPDAKRLYDDLLSNYNRLIRPVSNNTDTVLVKLGLRLSQLIDLNLKDQILTTNVWLEHEWQDHKFKWDPSEYGGVTELYVPSEHIWLPDIVLYNNADGEYVVTTMTKAILHYTGKVVWTPPAIFKSSCEIDVRYFPFDQQTCFMKFGSWTYDGDQIDLKHISQKNDKDNKVEIGIDLREYYPSVEWDILGVPAERHEKYYPCCAEPYPDIFFNITLRRKTLFYTVNLIIPCVGISYLSVLVFYLPADSGEKIALCISILLSQTMFFLLISEIIPSTSLALPLLGKYLLFTMLLVGLSVVITIIILNIHYRKPSTHKMRPWIRAFFIKRLPKLLLMRVPKDLLRDLAANKINYGLKFSKSKFGQALMDEMQMNSGGSSPDSIRRMQGRAGVGGCNGMHVTTATNRFSGLVGALGGGLSTLSGYNGLPSVLSGLDDSLSDVAARKKYPFELEKAIHNVMFIQHHMQRQDEFNAEDQDWGFVAMVMDRLFLWLFMIASLVGTFVILGEAPSLYDDTKAIDVQLSDVAKQIYNLTEKKN